In Leopardus geoffroyi isolate Oge1 chromosome B4, O.geoffroyi_Oge1_pat1.0, whole genome shotgun sequence, the DNA window CTCCCAGGCGCCCAGTGTATGGATGGTGGTGACAGCTGATAGGAAGGAGACCCCTCCATTCCCGTTTTGTACTGTCTGAGGAAACAAGCTTCAGGTACCAGGCATGAAGCCGTCTCTCTTCCTTTTGTAGATTGGAGAAGGATTTCTGCCTCAACAGGAGGCCACTAAAGGTCAGACCTTCTAGGGATCTACTTTCTTCATGTTTGCTTTTTACCTTGATGGTAATTTTGATACTTAACTGTCTCATAGTACAACTATAACAATTACTTTCATTTCACAACTTGTGTAGGTGACTTCATGTTCTGTCACCTTTCCGGTGGTACTACATTTTTACTCTCTCTGGGAAGTTAGGAGGGCAAATCTCCCACAACTTAGGGAGGGAACATTTCCTCAGTCACCTTCCCAACAGGGAGTTTCTCCATGCCACAGAGTTTTGCCTTCCACCTGGATTTTGACAAAGGGAGGTGTTTGCTTTTCGCAGAGGATGGGACTAGACCCTTCCTTGGTCACCTGTGTGCCACCAAGACCCATCATGGTCCTTGACACCTTGTGAAACTGATTGGGATGATTTTCTGTGCTGGTTCCTCCCCACCACGGCACCCTAAGGTATCACTTGGTGGACACTTCTGTTCTCTGACAGCAGCCTGGGGCCCTGACTAACAACGGGTGTCTTGAGAAGCTAGGCAGAAATGCCTGATGAGGTGCTGTGGCCTGTAAGGTGCAGGTGGGCATTCCATCTCCATTCTTTCTAGGTCTCTGGACCCCAAACAACCAAGAGGTAGAGCCTAGGACTGGGACAGGAATGAGGGCAGTGCCCATAAAGCCTGACACCAAACTGAGGTCCACCTTAAGGCACGGGCACACCTTCCCCCCTCTTACTGTCATCTAATATGCTCAGGGGAGCTGGGAAGCGATCAGATGGGTGAGGTACCTGAGTTCTAGCAGAGCGCAGGCTGGGTGCCAGGGATGCTCCTTGGCCATCTCACTGCCTGAGGGAGAAGTCCTGTGTCCTGGAGGAAGGAACAAGTACATGTTATGAGGGCCCTGCCTTTGTCCCAGAGGCTCCTGGCTCTTATTCATGTCTGGGTTCTACCTGTCCCAAGACTTATTCCTGAGATCAGCTTAAGTGTGAAGCAGACGGAGGAGACATGACTCCTTAGCCGAGAAACCAAACTGAAGGAGGCCAGGCACATGCCCGAGGGGGCTGAGTTTCAGTGAAGAGGCTGGGGCGGAGTGACTTGGCGAAGATGATGGAAGGCCAAGGAATGAGATGGGACACCCAGAAATCGGGTTGATAGAGTACCTGGGTTCAGACGAGGGTCTCTGAGTGATCCTGGTGGCTGGCTGATGATGTACCAGGGGTAAGAGCAGGCCGAGCTTAGGGTTCTGTGGGGGCACCAGGAGAGAGGTGTTGGAGCAGTCAAGATGGCCCACAGGGTGCAGGGGGGGGCCTAGGAGGCTCTAGAAAGGGCAGGTGGGTTTCTAATAAGATAGgcttataaagagaaaaatacaacttttggattttctttattttgttcatttttttccccgcTCTTGACAGCTtagaaaattcctttggaaaactATTCCATCTCTGCTGAACTCAGGGTAAGGGAGGTCCAGAGGCTGCcggaggagaggaggtggggccttCAGCCTTGGCCCCTCTCACGCACCCCTATACATCCTGGGAGACGATAGTGCAAATCTCTACTTCACACCTGAGGTGACAGGAGGTTGCACTTTCTAAGGCAGAGCTTCCTGTGAGGACACCATGCCCTCCATGGTCTCTCTCAGAGGCCAGCCTGCAGGGTTGGCACCATGGAGTATGTGcccgcccacccctcccccaccggccCACAGTGGCATTGTCTTCTTGGGTTTCTGGTAACTTCATCAGGGCTGCATCATGTTGCTAAAGCTACAGATAGCATCTCACTATGCTCTTCCCTAACAGAGCCTCTGAGGAGGGACACAGGCTGAGAGTTGGAACAATAGGGTGGAGATCTGGGGGCTGTGAGGGTCTGTGAGGGTCTGGGATACCGGAACAGCTTTGAGGAACGATGTCACTCGCCACTGGAACCTgtggaaaaaggagaaggggCGGGTTTGCCGGCAGAGGCCCCTGAGCTCCTGGAGCTCTTGTGCATTATGTTGTCTCCTGACAGCTCCACCTAGACAAACCCCCAATCCGGGTGTGGGCGAAGAGCCGCACCCCCCTCAGGCCAGGCAGAGAGACTGTCCCCCAGCACAGGTCCACCTTAACTGGGCAGCCCTGTGGGCGGGGTGCATTGTTGATGCCTGTGCAGACAGCAGTCCAGGCCCGAGTGTGGGACAGACTTGCAGGCAGCACTCCAAGCTTCCAGCCTGCGACCCAGCTCCTCACGCTGAGTCCGCAGCCCAGCACCATGGTCCAGGGGGCCTTGGAGCCTGATGGCCCCGgctggggctgggatggggaggaTGACTGGGACAGCGCTGTCCTCACCCTGCTGGCGCTGGCTGTGGTGGCTGCCACGGCACTGGCTTTGCACTGGTTTGGCTCTGGGCAGGACCAGGAGGCGGCAGGACCTGCGCCCACAACCCCCGGGGCCCAGCCTTCTCAGGCTGGAGgagccagcccagccctgcccctgcagcCCAAGGTCAGTGGTGGTGTCGAGGGACACAGCTCAGGGCAGGGGCAGCCAGACCCTCCAGGACGTGGCCAGGGGAGTCCAGCTGCAGCAGGGGCCCAAGATCAGGAGCTCCGGGGAGGTGGTCTGGCTGCCACAGCGGCACCTCCCCTCAAGACACCCGGCGAGGTGGCCAGTGGAGGGGCCTTGGGACGGCAGCACGACAGTGCCACTCCGGAAGCCCTGCGAGGTAAAGGAAGGGAGCCTCTCAGGCCAGATACTGCCTTCCTGGGTCGGAGCAAAGTAGGGGGGACATCCGGCCCCCTCCTGATACACTTCACCCCTCGGAGTCCTGGCAGAGAGACTGAAGGGCAAGTGGAGGCAGGAGGTGTTCAAGCCAAGGTGCCAGCTCACCAGGCCCTGGTCCACACAGAACAGGACACCGGCCCCTGGCAACAAGGCGTAGGGCCACCTGGCTCGCTAGAGAGAGGTCGAAGAAGCCGGCGGTGGCAGGTGGACCAAGGCTCAGAAGATAGACACCGCCACCTCCCAAAGCTGGACCCCCTCCGCCTGGGCTCTGTGGTGAGTGTGTGGGATGCTGTGGATGCAGCCAGCAGCCTCTCCATAGGCTCCCAGAGGCCTCCTCTCCCCTTGGAGCTGCCTCCACCACATGCCACGCAGACTGGGCCTTTGACAGAGGGCACAGtgaaggggcacagggagagcaGCCTCCGTCCAGCCTCAGTCCTAGCTCTGGAGAGCAGGGAGGctgggccccaggctcccagggaGTCTCAGGGACCCCCAGCCTCCGTGGAAGGCTGGCCGTGGGAGAGGAGCTTCGTCCAGACCCCAGACTCCACGGGCCCGTGGCCAGAGGGGTCGCAATGCGGACATCCACTCTTGTCTCAAGGACGGGGGACCGCAGACGCCAGCAATGCGGTAAAGGCTGGGGCTCGAGGCTCTGGAGACCGCTCTTTCTTCAGCTCAGGGCCGGGCGGGGCAGAGCAGCAACGGGGCCGTGGCCTCCTAGAAGGGAGACCATCTTGGCAAGGCCAGCGCGGGCAGAGCAGCGGGCAGGAGGCAGGCAGTCTGGACACAGAAAAGTGCCCCCCAGACACCCCCGGCTCAGCCACGCTCTCCCCGCGCATCCCTAAGCCCCTCCCGCCCTTGGCTTCCCCGCCCACAGCACATCCCCACGGAGGTCTCTTACCTGCAGGCTCAACCCTTCCGACCTCCTCTCCTTCAGACTCTTTGTCCCTCAGAGTTAGTCAGGGTTCTGCCGAGGATGAAACTCTCAGGGCAGtgtcagccccagccccagccccagccccagccccagccccagcccctgcccctgcccctgcccctgatCCAACTccgccctcctccccagcccctgcccctgccccagccccagccccagcccctgcccctgcccctgcccctgatCCAACTccgccctcctccccagcccctgcccctgccccagccccagccccagttcCGACCCCTGCCCCGAGTAGTGAGTCAAGGCCTATGTCCCAGGAGCCCAGTGTGGCTCTCTGCAAGGACAACCAGGAAGGGCAGATCTCATCTAGCTGGGAAAACCTTATTTCGATGGTTCTTAGGAGTCACCCTTTCCCCAGGCAAGAGAGACACCAAGGGAGAGCCCCAAGGGCAGCTCCCAGGAGCCCTAGAGATCCCAGCACTGATGCACCCTCTGAGAACAGAGAGTCTGGTTCTCCCCCTGAAGGGGCCGCCACCAGCCTGGAGGTCAGGAATGGCTCTGCCGTTGGAATGGTCACAGAAGCTGGCACAGGGGGCCTGCCTGAGGCTGGGTGTCCGCAACAGCAGAGAAGCTCGGATACCAGGGAGGCTCCTACTCCAGACCCTCCCTCAGGCCCAAGGCCACATGCAGTGGATGAGAAACATCCAGACTCCCCACTGCCTGGAGCCGCAATGCCCGGGGCCCCATCACGGTCCCCTGGGCAGAGGCAACCTGGCCCTGTACCCTCCCCCACCGCGAGGGGGGTCTCACAGCCTGTCCCACGGCCTCGGAAACGCAGCATGTGTGAAATAGCAGAGAGCTCTGAGCGCCGGGAGGTCAGCCAGATGGTACCactgaggcaggagggagaggctccaggggagaggcCCTGCCCTGCAGGCAGCGGGGCAGTCCTCACAGAAAAGCAGGAGGCCCGAAAACTCAAGGTGCTTCTGCAGAGGCCCGAGAGCCGGGGGGTGGCGGAGGGGCCTCGGAAGCCCAGCTCCCTAGCCCGGGAGCCCACTCTGGCCGCGGCTCGACGACAGCGGCTGGACCTGGGCAGCTGCCTGGATGTACTGGCCTTCGCCCAGCAGCACGGGCAGCCTAGCCTGGTGCAGGAGACCTATGCGTTGATGAGCGACAATCTGCTGCACGTGCTGGGAGACCCGGGCCTCTACCGGCAGCTGAGTGGGGCTGAGCGGGAGCGCATCCTGAGCCTTCGGACGGGCCGGGGCCAGGCGGTGGTGGGGGTCCTTGTGCTGCCCAGCCTCTACCCGCTGAGCCGCCCGGGGCTCACAAGGGGCCCGTGTGGGGAGGAGGCCCCTACGGCGGGACCCGCACCCCTGCCTCCTCGCACGCACCTGCACGTGTTCAACCCCCAGGAAAACACATGGCGGCCCCTGACCCAGGTGCCGGAGGAGGCCCCGCTGCGGGGCTGTGGACTCTGCACCATGCACAACTACCTGTTCCTGGCGGGGGGCGTCCGCGGCTCCGGTGCCAAGGCGGTCTGCTCCAACGAGGTCTTCTGCTACAACCCACTGACCAACATCTGGAGCCAGGTGCGGCCCATGCAGCAGGCCCGTGCCCAGCTCAAGCTGGTGGCCCTGGATGGGCTTCTTTACGCCATCGGTGGAGAGTGCCTGTACAGCATGGAGCGCTATGACCCGCGCACGGATGCCTGGACCTCGCGCGCGCCCCTCCCTGCGGGCACCTTCCCTGTGGCCCACGAGGCTGTGGCCTGCCGTGGGGACATCTATGTCACGGGGGGCCACCTCTTCTACCGCTTGCTCAGGTACAGCCCTGTGAAGGATGCGTGGGATGAGTGCCCCTACAGCGCCAGCCACCGGCGTCCCAGCGACATGGTGGCTTTGGGAGGCTTCCTGTACCGCTTCGACCTGCTGCGGGGTGTGGGCGCTGCGGTGATGCGCTACAACACTGTAACGGGCTCCTGGAGCCGggctgcctccctgcccctgcccgacCCGGCCCCCCTGCACTGCACCGCACTGGGCAACACCATTTACTGCCTCAACCACCAGGTCACCGCCACCTTTACGGTCTCTGAGGGGACTGCCCAGTTCCAGGCCAGGGAGTTGCAGCCCTTTCCTCTGGGGAGCAAGGGGGTCCTCTGTCCATTCATCTTGACTCTGCCTGCCACCGACCGGCTGCAAACAGCCCTCTGAGCTGCTGCTCTCTAGGGAGACCCTGGGCCTGGGGGTCTGAGGGCAAGTGGAGCACAGGAGGTGGCTGGCAGAACCTTCTGCTGTTGTTTCTGGGacagctttgtttttctgttctaatAAGGCTCATGATCTCCCCCTTCCCTACCCCCTTCCCTGAAAGAGCCCTCTCCCCCTGGAGCTCAGGCTCCTTGCATCTGGTTAGAAGCCGGCTTCTAACCTTCCCACCACAGCATGCTGTTTACTGCCTTTTCCGCTTAGTTCTTGCCCTGACGCCTCAGCTGGCTCACacagcccagcccctcctccagggggctcctcctcctcctcctcctcctcctcctcccccccttctctgggctcccaggAGCCAGGTTCCCTCTTGCAGCACTGCACTGCCTGGAAAAATCTGTGTGGGGGTCCCTCTGGTGCTCTGAGAGC includes these proteins:
- the KLHDC7B gene encoding kelch domain-containing protein 7B translates to MPVQTAVQARVWDRLAGSTPSFQPATQLLTLSPQPSTMVQGALEPDGPGWGWDGEDDWDSAVLTLLALAVVAATALALHWFGSGQDQEAAGPAPTTPGAQPSQAGGASPALPLQPKVSGGVEGHSSGQGQPDPPGRGQGSPAAAGAQDQELRGGGLAATAAPPLKTPGEVASGGALGRQHDSATPEALRGKGREPLRPDTAFLGRSKVGGTSGPLLIHFTPRSPGRETEGQVEAGGVQAKVPAHQALVHTEQDTGPWQQGVGPPGSLERGRRSRRWQVDQGSEDRHRHLPKLDPLRLGSVVSVWDAVDAASSLSIGSQRPPLPLELPPPHATQTGPLTEGTVKGHRESSLRPASVLALESREAGPQAPRESQGPPASVEGWPWERSFVQTPDSTGPWPEGSQCGHPLLSQGRGTADASNAVKAGARGSGDRSFFSSGPGGAEQQRGRGLLEGRPSWQGQRGQSSGQEAGSLDTEKCPPDTPGSATLSPRIPKPLPPLASPPTAHPHGGLLPAGSTLPTSSPSDSLSLRVSQGSAEDETLRAVSAPAPAPAPAPAPAPAPAPAPDPTPPSSPAPAPAPAPAPAPAPAPAPDPTPPSSPAPAPAPAPAPVPTPAPSSESRPMSQEPSVALCKDNQEGQISSSWENLISMVLRSHPFPRQERHQGRAPRAAPRSPRDPSTDAPSENRESGSPPEGAATSLEVRNGSAVGMVTEAGTGGLPEAGCPQQQRSSDTREAPTPDPPSGPRPHAVDEKHPDSPLPGAAMPGAPSRSPGQRQPGPVPSPTARGVSQPVPRPRKRSMCEIAESSERREVSQMVPLRQEGEAPGERPCPAGSGAVLTEKQEARKLKVLLQRPESRGVAEGPRKPSSLAREPTLAAARRQRLDLGSCLDVLAFAQQHGQPSLVQETYALMSDNLLHVLGDPGLYRQLSGAERERILSLRTGRGQAVVGVLVLPSLYPLSRPGLTRGPCGEEAPTAGPAPLPPRTHLHVFNPQENTWRPLTQVPEEAPLRGCGLCTMHNYLFLAGGVRGSGAKAVCSNEVFCYNPLTNIWSQVRPMQQARAQLKLVALDGLLYAIGGECLYSMERYDPRTDAWTSRAPLPAGTFPVAHEAVACRGDIYVTGGHLFYRLLRYSPVKDAWDECPYSASHRRPSDMVALGGFLYRFDLLRGVGAAVMRYNTVTGSWSRAASLPLPDPAPLHCTALGNTIYCLNHQVTATFTVSEGTAQFQARELQPFPLGSKGVLCPFILTLPATDRLQTAL